In one Candidatus Eisenbacteria bacterium genomic region, the following are encoded:
- a CDS encoding acyltransferase: MARIVGRERISIGDSVIIDDFAFLVGGARTAIGSFIHIASFVSVTGGGELVMEDFSGISAGSRVYTGNEDYLGGCLTNPTIPEPFRVAARSFVRVGRHAIVGANSVILPGVTLGEGCVVGAGSLVTKDCEPWTVYVGTPARPMKARRRDRIEELELQFRRVAYGPDGGYIPNCRRGGKA; encoded by the coding sequence ATGGCCCGGATCGTCGGGCGCGAGCGCATCTCGATCGGCGACTCCGTGATCATCGACGACTTCGCCTTCCTGGTGGGCGGCGCGCGCACCGCGATCGGCAGCTTCATCCACATCGCCAGCTTCGTCTCCGTCACCGGTGGCGGCGAGCTCGTGATGGAGGACTTCAGCGGGATCTCCGCTGGTTCGCGCGTCTACACCGGCAACGAGGACTACCTGGGGGGCTGCCTCACCAACCCGACCATTCCCGAGCCGTTCCGCGTCGCGGCGCGCTCGTTCGTGCGGGTGGGCAGGCACGCCATCGTGGGCGCCAACTCGGTGATCCTGCCGGGCGTGACGCTGGGCGAAGGCTGCGTCGTGGGCGCCGGCTCCCTCGTCACGAAGGACTGCGAGCCCTGGACCGTGTACGTGGGCACGCCCGCGCGGCCGATGAAGGCGCGCCGTCGCGACCGCATCGAGGAGCTCGAATTGCAATTCCGCCGCGTGGCCTACGGCCCGGACGGCGGGTACATCCCCAACTGCCGCCGCGGCGGAAAGGCCTGA
- a CDS encoding aminotransferase class I/II-fold pyridoxal phosphate-dependent enzyme: MARLAARRRVDDLALFGGWPAFREPLCVGRPAAGDRARLLERIRGVLDRRWFTNDGPLVREFEHQLARTLGVRHAVATCNGTVAIEILARAAELTGEVVVPAFTFVATAHALRWVGLKPVFCDVEPHGHTLDPARVEACITPRTRAILGVHLWGRTCHVEALEGIARRRGLRLFFDAAHAFGCTRGGRPVGGFGDAEVFSFHATKVFNTFEGGAVTTDNDGLAHRLRLMRNFGFAGYDQVVSLGINGKMSEISAAMGLTGLESLESRLEENRRHHERYRAGLAGLSGVKLLRYDEAERNNFQYVVVEIDPEQAGVGRDRLVEILHAENVIARRYFHPGVHRMEPYRSEDPAAGRRLPVTESLAQRVLTLPTGPATRPRDVERVCELVRFVVAHAHELDRKAA, translated from the coding sequence GTGGCGCGTCTCGCGGCCCGCAGGCGCGTGGACGACCTGGCCCTCTTCGGCGGCTGGCCCGCGTTCCGCGAGCCCCTGTGCGTGGGCCGGCCGGCCGCGGGCGACCGGGCCCGGCTCCTGGAGCGAATCCGCGGCGTGCTGGACCGCCGCTGGTTCACCAACGACGGTCCCCTGGTGCGCGAGTTCGAGCACCAGCTGGCGCGGACCCTGGGCGTGCGTCACGCGGTCGCCACCTGCAACGGCACCGTGGCGATCGAGATCCTGGCCCGCGCGGCGGAGCTGACGGGCGAGGTGGTGGTGCCCGCCTTCACCTTCGTGGCCACCGCGCACGCGCTGCGCTGGGTGGGCCTCAAGCCGGTATTCTGCGACGTCGAGCCCCACGGTCACACGCTGGACCCGGCGCGGGTGGAGGCGTGCATCACGCCGCGAACCCGGGCCATCCTGGGAGTGCACCTCTGGGGCCGCACCTGTCACGTGGAGGCGCTCGAGGGCATCGCGCGCCGCCGCGGCCTGCGGCTCTTCTTCGACGCCGCGCACGCTTTCGGCTGCACCCGCGGCGGCCGGCCGGTGGGCGGCTTCGGCGACGCCGAGGTGTTCAGCTTCCACGCCACCAAGGTCTTCAACACCTTCGAGGGCGGCGCCGTCACCACGGACAACGACGGCCTGGCGCACCGCCTGCGCCTGATGCGCAACTTCGGATTCGCCGGCTATGACCAGGTGGTCAGCCTGGGTATCAACGGGAAGATGAGCGAGATCTCCGCGGCCATGGGGCTCACGGGCCTGGAATCGCTGGAATCGCGCCTGGAAGAAAACCGCCGGCACCACGAGCGCTACCGCGCCGGGCTGGCGGGGCTGAGCGGCGTGAAGCTGCTGCGATACGACGAGGCGGAGCGGAACAATTTCCAGTACGTCGTGGTGGAGATCGACCCGGAGCAGGCCGGCGTGGGCCGGGACCGGCTCGTGGAGATCCTGCACGCGGAGAACGTGATCGCCCGACGCTACTTTCACCCCGGTGTGCACCGCATGGAGCCCTACCGCTCCGAGGACCCCGCCGCCGGCCGCCGCTTGCCGGTCACGGAGAGCCTCGCGCAGCGGGTGCTCACGCTGCCCACCGGCCCGGCCACGAGGCCGCGGGACGTGGAGCGGGTGTGCGAGCTGGTGCGGTTCGTGGTGGCGCACGCGCACGAGCTGGACCGCAAGGCCGCATGA
- a CDS encoding glycosyltransferase codes for MDGLLLSVGCDDREIAGFRRVSEDSAAGLRYDPVLGLPLPGGSVRGIYCARFLEFLDPAGASAFLRECRRVLAPGGTLRLVTPDLDRVVRSYWGDWRKQGWMRGPAGEGIRRRGAMLNSFLRGGGRRWVYTEEELLELAGWAGLPVARRRLAGRSGAPHFQHLEARSDTDLILELSPAKRAPCVEPLVSVLIPAYNPKFFEAALSSARTQTWRNVEIVVSDDSAGPEIRVIAERAALDDPRVRYLRNQPARGAYDNYIQCFRLARGEYVKFLNDDDLLHPACVERMAGVLATRADVSLVTSHRGLMDDSGEPLPDTDATARIAGVDSRLDGAPAAGWMLAQSRNYVGEPTTAMFRRADLEDAQPTPLSFAGRPVRWNVDVAMWAHLLGKGDLAYLVDTLSWFRQHGAQQTSVPDAAARSGAAWGQMRADAARLGYPAPVSLDEARVRPLAPAPDGPDRWPSLGLAIFGRALEMQSAQRSAEAAELFQLTVAHEPHLAVAHLQLGLTRYGLGDYAAAAEALEQGIALDPGVPDSMKQLAVDLRHRLGAREAIAR; via the coding sequence GTGGACGGGCTGCTGCTGAGTGTCGGCTGCGACGACCGGGAGATCGCCGGGTTCCGCCGCGTGAGCGAGGATTCCGCCGCGGGGCTGCGCTACGACCCGGTCCTCGGGTTGCCGCTCCCGGGGGGATCGGTGCGCGGGATCTACTGCGCGCGCTTTCTGGAGTTCCTCGATCCGGCCGGGGCATCGGCGTTCCTCAGGGAGTGCCGGCGGGTCCTGGCGCCCGGCGGCACGCTGCGCCTGGTCACGCCCGACCTCGACCGCGTGGTGCGCTCCTACTGGGGCGACTGGCGCAAGCAGGGCTGGATGCGCGGGCCGGCGGGGGAGGGGATCCGCCGCCGGGGTGCGATGCTCAACAGTTTCCTGCGCGGCGGAGGACGCCGGTGGGTGTACACCGAGGAGGAACTGCTCGAGCTGGCCGGCTGGGCCGGTCTGCCGGTGGCCCGCCGCCGACTGGCCGGGCGCAGCGGCGCGCCGCATTTCCAGCACCTCGAGGCCCGCTCGGACACCGACCTGATCCTCGAGCTTTCCCCGGCGAAGCGCGCGCCGTGCGTCGAGCCGCTGGTGAGCGTGTTGATCCCGGCCTACAACCCCAAGTTCTTCGAGGCGGCGCTGAGCAGTGCCCGAACGCAGACGTGGCGCAACGTCGAGATCGTGGTGAGCGACGATTCGGCCGGTCCGGAGATTCGTGTGATCGCCGAGCGGGCCGCCCTGGACGACCCGCGGGTGCGCTATCTGCGCAATCAGCCCGCCCGGGGGGCGTACGACAACTACATCCAGTGCTTTCGCCTGGCGCGCGGGGAGTACGTGAAGTTCCTCAACGACGACGACCTGCTGCACCCCGCATGCGTGGAGCGGATGGCGGGCGTGCTCGCCACGCGCGCGGACGTGTCCCTGGTCACGTCGCACCGCGGGCTCATGGACGATTCCGGCGAACCGCTCCCGGACACCGACGCCACCGCGCGGATCGCCGGCGTGGACAGCCGGCTGGACGGCGCGCCGGCGGCGGGCTGGATGCTGGCGCAGAGCCGCAACTATGTGGGCGAGCCCACCACCGCGATGTTCCGGCGGGCCGACCTGGAGGACGCGCAGCCCACGCCCCTGAGCTTCGCCGGGCGGCCGGTGCGCTGGAACGTGGACGTGGCCATGTGGGCGCACCTGCTGGGCAAGGGCGACCTGGCCTACCTGGTGGACACACTCAGCTGGTTCCGTCAGCACGGTGCGCAGCAGACGTCGGTGCCCGATGCGGCCGCCCGCTCCGGCGCCGCGTGGGGACAGATGCGTGCGGACGCCGCGCGGCTGGGCTATCCCGCCCCGGTCTCCCTGGACGAAGCGCGGGTGCGGCCGCTCGCGCCGGCTCCGGACGGCCCCGACCGGTGGCCCTCGCTGGGGCTGGCGATCTTCGGCCGCGCGCTGGAGATGCAGTCGGCCCAGCGGTCGGCCGAGGCGGCCGAGCTGTTCCAGCTCACCGTGGCGCACGAGCCGCACCTGGCCGTGGCGCACCTCCAACTCGGCTTGACCCGCTACGGCCTCGGTGACTACGCTGCCGCCGCGGAGGCGCTGGAGCAGGGGATCGCGCTGGACCCGGGCGTGCCCGACTCCATGAAGCAATTGGCGGTGGACCTCCGCCACCGTCTCGGAGCGCGGGAGGCCATCGCCCGGTAG
- a CDS encoding carboxymuconolactone decarboxylase family protein produces the protein MKPGLARLEEYRRAREAANTRIHASDHLGIKRFLALDTQAYADGALSGKTKEMLGLVASAVLRCNDCIDYHLVQCVRAGFTDAELHDGLNVALVVGGSIVIPHLRHAFDTLAALREAGEFTL, from the coding sequence CTGAAACCCGGGCTCGCCCGGCTCGAGGAGTACCGGCGCGCCCGGGAGGCCGCCAACACGCGCATCCACGCCTCCGACCACCTGGGGATCAAGCGTTTCCTCGCGCTCGACACCCAGGCCTACGCCGACGGCGCGCTCTCCGGGAAGACCAAGGAGATGCTCGGGCTGGTGGCATCCGCGGTGCTGCGCTGCAACGATTGCATCGACTACCACCTGGTGCAGTGCGTGCGCGCCGGGTTCACCGACGCGGAGCTCCACGACGGATTGAACGTGGCGCTGGTGGTGGGGGGTTCGATCGTCATTCCCCACCTCCGCCACGCCTTCGACACGCTGGCGGCGCTGCGCGAGGCGGGCGAGTTCACGCTGTAG
- a CDS encoding DUF2269 family protein yields the protein MLSVFRIVHVLSALLFFGGLLPVTFLFGMVMRQTDASARLAGLRLLGAANRAFLLPGSILSGLSGFALSGMKPVSIGGTPWLMAAVVLYVIAFVLSMAVLAPHSRRLVQAAAAALKSGSGVEVDALARRPLPRAARAIVGVAGLAIAVLMTWRP from the coding sequence GTGCTGAGTGTCTTCCGAATCGTCCACGTGCTTTCCGCGCTGCTCTTCTTCGGCGGCCTGCTGCCCGTCACCTTCCTCTTCGGCATGGTGATGCGGCAGACCGACGCCTCCGCGCGGCTGGCCGGGCTGCGGCTGCTCGGCGCGGCGAACCGCGCCTTCCTGCTGCCGGGCTCGATCCTCTCCGGGCTGAGTGGTTTCGCGCTCTCGGGCATGAAGCCCGTGTCCATCGGCGGCACCCCGTGGCTCATGGCGGCGGTGGTGCTGTACGTGATCGCGTTCGTGCTCAGCATGGCGGTGCTCGCGCCGCATTCGCGCCGCCTGGTGCAGGCCGCGGCGGCGGCGCTGAAGTCCGGCTCGGGTGTCGAGGTGGACGCCCTCGCGCGCAGGCCGCTGCCACGCGCGGCGCGTGCAATCGTGGGCGTGGCCGGCCTCGCCATCGCGGTGCTGATGACTTGGCGGCCCTGA
- a CDS encoding glycosyltransferase family 39 protein — protein sequence MAALTRSARPAPAARAGLSHVVPVAARAGFPRDVPVAALAALFAVALIVRFVHFAGVSQTPYFHYPIIDARTYHLAALQIAAGLGHPDRVFWQPPGYPCMLGAVYAVAGSGPWAPRVLQALMGALSVLLTAGIGARLFGRRVGIVAAACAAFYPLLFYFDGELLPPTPATLCLLAALALALRAGEAARPVRWWAAAGLAGGVASLFLATSALVVAVIAAFARRRAPVVLLAAALAVAPATIRNAVKGGEFVPISSNGGINFYIGNNAHYDSTVNIRPDRHWDRMVREPREFGILSASGQSAYFTRKGFAFLGADPAGFAMLQLKKLRLLLGGNEVLRNHSIYPFREASPLLAALLWKVPGLAFPWGLLAPLALVGVCARWRAAPLAAAALLAIAASVVAFFVTARYRVPMVPLMLVFAVEGVRWFVREAAGRARLLAAAGAVAALLGANLGQGPMPARMNPDAEYNVALGLGDAGQLQQAILLCRSALEQDPDSEEGWVNLGIFEARRGAVPEAEMCFRNALELEPSDPDALGNLAALRAETGRIDEAAWHCRRALALSPGHKGAGTTLAMVLSAMGVTGTDADTGVTPVHPTAGQLASWRAESASRPDDRVLIGRLLAGYELGGTPGEALAVARQALTRLPRDFTLRFALGRLLVNSGDAAGGAAELRRALALGGPLARSWIARNPELAAVRDAILTN from the coding sequence TTGGCGGCCCTGACGCGGTCCGCGCGCCCGGCGCCCGCCGCGCGGGCGGGCCTCTCCCATGTCGTCCCCGTCGCCGCGCGGGCGGGCTTCCCCCGCGACGTCCCCGTCGCCGCGCTGGCCGCGCTCTTCGCGGTGGCGCTGATCGTCCGCTTCGTCCACTTCGCGGGCGTGAGCCAGACCCCGTACTTCCACTACCCGATCATCGACGCCCGCACCTACCACCTGGCGGCGCTGCAGATCGCCGCCGGTCTGGGACACCCGGACCGGGTGTTCTGGCAGCCCCCGGGCTACCCCTGCATGCTGGGGGCGGTGTACGCGGTCGCGGGCTCCGGCCCGTGGGCCCCCCGCGTGCTGCAGGCCCTGATGGGCGCGCTCAGCGTGCTGCTGACCGCCGGGATCGGCGCGCGCCTGTTCGGCCGCCGGGTCGGGATCGTCGCGGCGGCCTGCGCCGCGTTCTACCCGCTGCTGTTCTACTTCGATGGCGAGCTGCTGCCGCCCACGCCCGCCACGCTCTGCCTGCTCGCAGCGCTGGCGCTGGCGCTGCGCGCGGGGGAGGCCGCGCGCCCGGTCCGCTGGTGGGCCGCCGCGGGCCTCGCGGGCGGGGTGGCCTCGCTGTTCCTCGCCACCTCCGCGCTGGTGGTGGCGGTGATCGCCGCGTTCGCCCGGCGGCGCGCCCCGGTGGTGCTGCTGGCCGCGGCGCTGGCGGTCGCGCCCGCCACGATTCGGAACGCGGTGAAGGGCGGGGAGTTCGTCCCCATCTCCTCGAACGGCGGGATCAACTTCTACATCGGCAACAACGCCCACTACGACAGCACCGTGAATATCCGCCCGGACCGCCACTGGGACCGGATGGTTCGCGAGCCGCGGGAGTTCGGCATCCTGAGCGCCTCTGGACAGTCCGCGTACTTCACGCGGAAGGGGTTCGCCTTCCTGGGCGCGGATCCCGCCGGGTTCGCCATGCTCCAGTTGAAGAAGCTCCGGCTGCTGCTCGGGGGGAACGAGGTCCTGCGCAATCACTCCATCTACCCGTTCCGGGAGGCCTCGCCGCTGCTCGCCGCGCTCCTGTGGAAAGTCCCGGGCCTGGCGTTTCCCTGGGGCCTGCTGGCCCCCCTGGCGCTGGTGGGAGTGTGCGCGCGCTGGCGCGCGGCGCCGCTGGCGGCGGCGGCGCTGCTGGCGATCGCGGCCTCGGTGGTGGCGTTCTTCGTCACCGCGCGCTACCGCGTTCCGATGGTGCCGCTGATGCTCGTGTTCGCGGTGGAAGGGGTGCGCTGGTTCGTGCGCGAGGCCGCGGGGCGGGCCCGGCTGCTCGCGGCGGCCGGCGCGGTGGCGGCGCTGCTCGGGGCCAACCTGGGTCAGGGACCGATGCCCGCGCGCATGAACCCCGACGCCGAGTACAACGTGGCGCTGGGGCTGGGGGATGCCGGCCAGCTGCAGCAGGCCATCCTGCTGTGCCGGTCGGCGCTCGAGCAGGACCCGGACAGCGAGGAGGGCTGGGTCAACCTCGGGATCTTCGAGGCCCGGCGCGGCGCGGTGCCCGAGGCGGAGATGTGTTTCAGGAATGCCCTGGAGCTGGAACCTTCCGACCCCGACGCGCTGGGCAACCTGGCCGCGTTGCGCGCCGAGACGGGCCGCATCGATGAAGCCGCCTGGCACTGCCGGCGGGCCCTGGCACTGTCCCCGGGGCACAAGGGAGCCGGGACCACCCTGGCGATGGTGCTTTCCGCCATGGGCGTGACCGGCACGGATGCGGACACGGGCGTCACCCCCGTGCATCCCACCGCGGGGCAACTCGCGTCGTGGCGCGCCGAGTCCGCGTCCCGCCCGGACGACCGGGTGCTGATCGGCCGCCTCCTGGCCGGCTACGAGCTCGGCGGGACCCCGGGTGAGGCGCTCGCGGTGGCGCGGCAGGCTCTCACCCGGCTGCCGCGGGACTTCACGCTGCGGTTCGCGCTGGGCCGCCTCCTGGTGAACTCCGGCGATGCGGCGGGGGGCGCGGCCGAGCTGCGACGCGCGCTCGCCCTCGGGGGCCCGCTGGCGCGCAGCTGGATCGCCCGCAACCCCGAATTGGCCGCGGTGAGGGACGCGATCCTCACAAATTGA